Proteins from a genomic interval of Clostridium sp. 'deep sea':
- the pepT gene encoding peptidase T — protein sequence MKQIYKNMIDRFLKYVKVDTASDAESITSPSTKRQLAFGKDVVKEMVEMGLLDAHIDENGVIMATIPANTTNNIPVIGFVAHLDVVNSVPSANVKPQIFNNYQGGDLVLNKEQNIILSATEYPVLNDYVGQDIITSDGTTLLGADNKAGMVEILAMAEYLLNNNNVKHGTIKIAFTPDEEIGRGTVNFDVKKFGADYGYTVDGGKIGGVDYENFNAATAKIKINGINIHPGSAKNKMKSALLIAMELNAMLPVNQRPAFTERYEGFYHLTNLKGNVDSAEMTYIVRDHDRTKFENKKQLMQQVAKFLNDVYGEGTVDLNLMDSYRNMSEKIVTNMHLIDNACEALKRNDIEPIIEPIRGGSDGARLSFMGLPCPNLFTGGHNFHGKKEFIPIQSMEKAVDVLIDIVKIYSK from the coding sequence ATGAAACAAATCTATAAAAATATGATAGATCGTTTTTTAAAGTATGTAAAAGTAGATACAGCCTCCGATGCAGAATCAATAACATCACCAAGTACCAAGAGACAGTTGGCATTTGGTAAAGATGTTGTTAAAGAAATGGTAGAAATGGGTTTGTTAGATGCGCATATTGATGAAAACGGTGTAATTATGGCTACAATTCCTGCCAATACTACAAATAATATTCCTGTTATTGGTTTTGTAGCTCATCTTGATGTTGTTAATTCAGTTCCATCAGCTAATGTTAAGCCTCAAATATTTAATAATTATCAGGGTGGAGATTTAGTTCTTAATAAAGAGCAAAATATAATTTTATCTGCAACAGAATACCCAGTGTTAAATGATTATGTGGGACAAGATATAATCACCTCTGATGGAACAACACTTTTAGGTGCAGATAATAAAGCTGGCATGGTAGAGATTTTAGCTATGGCTGAATATTTATTAAACAATAACAATGTTAAACACGGTACCATAAAAATTGCCTTTACCCCAGATGAAGAGATAGGTAGAGGAACAGTTAATTTTGATGTTAAAAAGTTTGGTGCAGATTATGGTTATACAGTTGATGGTGGTAAAATTGGTGGTGTAGATTATGAAAACTTTAATGCGGCTACAGCTAAAATAAAAATTAATGGCATAAATATTCATCCAGGCTCTGCTAAAAATAAAATGAAAAGTGCACTTTTAATAGCTATGGAGCTAAATGCAATGTTGCCTGTTAACCAACGCCCAGCATTTACTGAGAGATATGAAGGATTTTATCATTTAACCAATCTAAAGGGTAATGTTGATTCTGCTGAAATGACCTATATTGTTAGGGATCATGACCGAACTAAGTTTGAAAATAAAAAACAACTAATGCAACAGGTTGCTAAATTTTTAAACGATGTGTATGGCGAAGGCACAGTAGATTTAAATCTGATGGATTCTTATAGAAATATGAGCGAAAAAATAGTAACAAATATGCATTTAATAGATAATGCTTGTGAGGCTTTAAAAAGAAATGATATTGAGCCAATTATTGAACCCATTAGAGGTGGATCAGATGGTGCCAGATTATCGTTTATGGGTCTACCTTGCCCTAACCTGTTTACAGGTGGTCATAATTTCCATGGTAAAAAAGAGTTTATTCCTATTCAATCTATGGAAAAAGCTGTTGATGTTTTAATTGATATTGTTAAAATTTACTCTAAATAA
- a CDS encoding M18 family aminopeptidase, whose product MNKEQQFSQNLVDFLDINPSPYHVVEGGKQLLNNKGFKQLELTQTWSLKRGGKYYITRNGSTLVAFIVGTGEPEEHGFKIVGAHTDAPALKIKAIPEMLAEKKYLKLNVEVYGGPIYSTWLDRPLAIAGRVSTKSNNPFKPHITTVDIREPIAIIPNIAIHQNREINNGFKYNPQKDLLPFLGIATDDNLAKDWFITKVAKECNVAKEDILGFDLYLYELQKGMLTGINKELVSVGRLDDVAMSYTALQSIAACEATKSTTIAACFDNEEIGSRTKQGAGSSLMYTLLERIMLGLNKNTEEFHRARYQSFFISCDMAHAVHPNATDKHDATHRPVINGGPVIKVHHGQKYTTDADSGAVFKSVCEKANIPYQEFHNRNDARSGGTIGNIVASLLDVRAVDIGNPMLAMHSIRELGGVLDNYYLYECFKTFFSL is encoded by the coding sequence ATGAATAAAGAACAACAATTTTCACAGAACCTAGTAGATTTTTTAGATATTAATCCATCGCCATATCATGTAGTAGAAGGCGGAAAACAATTACTTAATAATAAGGGATTTAAGCAGCTTGAGTTAACACAAACATGGAGTTTAAAGCGTGGTGGAAAATACTATATTACCCGTAATGGCTCAACTTTAGTTGCCTTTATAGTTGGTACAGGAGAGCCAGAAGAGCATGGTTTTAAAATTGTAGGAGCACATACAGATGCCCCAGCATTAAAGATTAAAGCTATTCCAGAAATGCTTGCTGAAAAAAAATACTTAAAGCTTAATGTAGAGGTTTATGGTGGCCCAATTTACAGTACCTGGTTAGACCGCCCATTAGCTATAGCTGGTAGAGTAAGCACAAAGTCGAATAACCCTTTTAAACCTCATATAACTACAGTGGATATACGTGAGCCAATCGCCATTATTCCCAATATAGCAATTCACCAAAATCGCGAAATAAACAATGGTTTTAAATACAATCCTCAAAAAGATTTACTACCATTTTTAGGCATTGCTACTGACGATAATTTGGCAAAAGATTGGTTTATAACTAAAGTAGCCAAAGAGTGTAATGTTGCTAAAGAAGATATTTTAGGCTTTGACTTATACTTGTATGAACTACAAAAGGGTATGTTAACAGGCATAAATAAAGAGTTAGTTTCTGTTGGCAGGCTAGATGACGTTGCCATGAGTTATACAGCTTTACAGTCAATAGCTGCTTGTGAAGCAACAAAATCAACAACTATTGCTGCTTGTTTTGATAACGAAGAGATAGGCAGTAGAACAAAACAGGGTGCAGGATCATCACTAATGTACACCTTATTAGAGAGAATAATGCTTGGCCTTAATAAAAATACCGAAGAATTTCATAGAGCACGTTATCAATCGTTCTTTATTTCCTGCGATATGGCTCATGCTGTGCACCCAAATGCTACAGATAAACACGATGCAACTCATCGCCCTGTCATTAACGGTGGTCCAGTTATAAAGGTACATCATGGTCAAAAGTACACAACAGATGCTGATTCTGGGGCGGTTTTTAAGTCTGTATGTGAAAAAGCTAATATCCCTTACCAAGAGTTTCACAACCGTAATGATGCCCGTAGTGGTGGAACAATTGGCAATATAGTTGCTAGCTTATTGGATGTAAGGGCTGTAGATATTGGTAACCCAATGTTAGCAATGCACTCGATTAGAGAGCTTGGTGGAGTATTAGATAATTATTACCTATATGAGTGTTTTAAAACATTCTTTTCTCTTTAA
- a CDS encoding M20/M25/M40 family metallo-hydrolase has translation MKKRIEQLMLRLVNVPSETATLEENNMSQQYINIFKELDYFKQNPNHCGLYDIENDFLERKVAWAFVKGSGAKTVVLINHSDTVDTHDYGTLRPISTKPLQLVKQLKNLKLNEESTKDLESNEWFFGRGVADMKGGAAIQLALLEQYSIEKDFEGNIVYLSVPDEETLSAGMRSSVNLLTELHNKYDLQYTLLIDVETHVRNRDDQAILYGGSIGKIMPSVFVRGVRAHIGNVFQGFSPVALLSEVANRMELNQDYSDSFKGELAPPPTWMYFRDGKKGYDVSLPETAFGYTSVLTFTMSPEQVLKGLKQIVTDSFESCLNRYNKAYHKHYGQSPKNDWSCEVYSFAEIYQQAVDNGGKEFENEWHKELEKVQISLRNKEYDMTQATSLLIQFIVNTLPHKRPLAIIAFAPPYYPHVVNARMDNLSDAVVNIEQKLINLYTEKFNEEMKLQHFYTAISDMSYASLQDATEVIPYLVPNMPLWGKTYDIPLSSIAKLQIPSINLGPWGKDLHMYTERVYKKDLLERTPWLMDKAIRIALSQNI, from the coding sequence ATGAAAAAAAGAATTGAGCAGTTGATGTTAAGGTTAGTAAATGTACCTTCAGAAACAGCAACCTTAGAAGAAAACAATATGTCACAGCAGTACATAAACATATTTAAGGAATTGGATTATTTTAAACAAAATCCAAATCATTGTGGTTTATATGATATCGAAAATGACTTTTTAGAGCGTAAGGTTGCTTGGGCTTTTGTTAAAGGTAGTGGAGCAAAAACAGTTGTGTTAATTAATCATTCCGACACTGTAGATACTCATGATTATGGCACATTAAGGCCTATTTCTACAAAACCTTTACAATTAGTTAAGCAGTTAAAAAATTTAAAGTTAAATGAAGAAAGTACAAAAGACTTAGAGAGTAATGAGTGGTTTTTTGGACGTGGTGTAGCAGACATGAAAGGTGGAGCTGCAATTCAGTTAGCATTGCTTGAGCAATACAGTATCGAAAAAGATTTTGAGGGCAATATTGTGTATTTATCTGTACCCGATGAAGAGACACTATCGGCTGGTATGCGTAGCTCAGTAAATTTGTTAACAGAATTACATAATAAATATGACCTGCAATATACTTTGCTGATTGATGTTGAAACCCATGTAAGAAACAGGGACGATCAAGCCATTCTATATGGTGGAAGTATTGGAAAAATAATGCCATCAGTATTTGTAAGGGGTGTAAGAGCTCATATTGGAAATGTTTTTCAGGGCTTTAGTCCAGTAGCTTTATTAAGTGAAGTTGCTAATAGAATGGAGCTAAACCAAGACTATAGTGATTCATTTAAAGGCGAGCTAGCACCACCACCAACTTGGATGTATTTTAGAGACGGTAAAAAGGGTTATGATGTGTCATTACCAGAGACTGCTTTTGGTTATACTAGCGTTTTAACCTTTACAATGTCACCAGAGCAAGTGCTAAAGGGATTAAAGCAAATTGTTACAGACTCTTTTGAAAGCTGTTTAAACAGGTATAACAAAGCCTATCACAAACACTATGGGCAGTCACCTAAAAATGACTGGTCGTGCGAGGTGTATAGCTTTGCAGAAATATATCAACAGGCTGTAGATAATGGTGGTAAAGAATTTGAAAATGAGTGGCATAAAGAGCTTGAAAAAGTGCAAATTTCTTTACGCAATAAAGAATATGATATGACACAAGCTACATCATTATTAATTCAGTTTATTGTAAACACTTTGCCACATAAACGCCCATTAGCTATAATAGCATTTGCACCACCATATTATCCTCATGTTGTAAATGCCCGAATGGATAATTTAAGTGATGCAGTTGTTAATATAGAGCAAAAATTAATAAATCTCTATACCGAAAAATTTAATGAAGAAATGAAGCTTCAGCATTTTTATACTGCAATCTCAGATATGAGTTATGCTTCATTACAAGACGCTACTGAGGTAATTCCCTACCTTGTGCCTAATATGCCATTATGGGGGAAAACCTATGATATACCTCTAAGCAGTATTGCAAAGCTCCAAATTCCATCTATAAATTTAGGACCTTGGGGCAAAGACTTACACATGTATACTGAGCGTGTTTATAAAAAGGACTTATTAGAGCGTACCCCATGGTTAATGGATAAGGCCATTCGCATTGCTTTATCTCAAAACATATAA
- a CDS encoding NADH:flavin oxidoreductase, with translation MKTLFDKTSFNSLELKNRLVRSATWERMANEDGTVNDSLVNVYKELAEGGVGLIITGYAFVTEHEQPNPKMLGISHDKFIPGLKKLTKVVHNYDSKIILQIAYGGSQTSYKVENRIIWGPSAVRHPRSGITPVEMKQKDIDELIKSFALAAKRAQEAGFDGVQIHGAHGYLLSQFLSPFFNKRQDLYGGSLTNRMRIICEIYEEMRAEVGSQFNILIKINCSDFMQQGFTFNESKEVCGRLANLGINAIEISGGNDPSVEPNQESVFAKYACNIAESCKVPIIVVNKNRDPKMLTKILNTTNISYFSMSRALICQPNLANIWMRGEFTKSMCISCNKCFRKDGIKCIFSV, from the coding sequence ATGAAAACTTTATTTGATAAAACTAGTTTTAACAGCCTAGAGCTTAAAAATAGATTAGTTCGGTCTGCTACTTGGGAACGTATGGCAAATGAAGATGGTACAGTTAATGATTCTTTGGTTAATGTATATAAAGAGTTAGCGGAGGGTGGAGTTGGGTTAATTATTACTGGTTATGCTTTTGTTACAGAGCATGAGCAGCCCAATCCAAAAATGTTGGGTATTAGTCATGATAAGTTTATACCTGGTCTTAAAAAACTTACTAAGGTTGTGCACAATTATGATAGTAAAATAATACTTCAAATAGCCTATGGTGGCTCACAAACTAGTTATAAAGTAGAAAATAGAATTATTTGGGGACCTTCTGCGGTAAGGCATCCTCGCTCTGGTATTACCCCAGTAGAAATGAAGCAAAAAGATATAGATGAGTTAATTAAAAGCTTTGCTTTAGCTGCAAAACGGGCACAAGAAGCAGGCTTTGACGGTGTGCAAATTCATGGTGCTCATGGTTATTTATTGAGTCAGTTTTTAAGCCCTTTCTTTAATAAAAGGCAGGATTTATATGGTGGTTCTTTAACCAATCGTATGCGTATAATATGTGAAATTTATGAAGAAATGCGAGCAGAAGTAGGTTCGCAGTTTAATATTTTAATAAAAATAAACTGCAGTGATTTTATGCAGCAGGGATTCACTTTTAATGAGAGTAAAGAGGTTTGTGGTCGACTTGCTAATTTAGGTATAAATGCTATTGAAATAAGTGGTGGCAACGACCCCAGTGTTGAGCCAAATCAAGAATCAGTATTTGCCAAGTATGCCTGCAACATTGCTGAAAGTTGTAAGGTGCCAATAATTGTTGTTAACAAAAATAGAGATCCAAAGATGTTAACCAAAATTTTAAATACAACAAATATTAGCTATTTTTCAATGAGTAGAGCCCTTATTTGTCAACCAAATTTAGCTAATATATGGATGCGTGGAGAATTTACTAAATCTATGTGTATTTCTTGTAATAAGTGTTTTAGAAAAGATGGTATTAAGTGTATTTTTAGTGTTTAA
- a CDS encoding D-aminoacylase translates to MYSYIIKNARLLDGAGNPWRYGDVAIKNDIIASIGDFSNAKAETVIDAKGLYLSPGFIDVHTHSGMVLYVDGRAHSHLLQGVTTNVLGQCGSFLAPVTDLRLQTSDKSQIDITWRTTNEFLTLLEEKDLSVNVVPVAGQAAIRQCVMGYNPNKPSNTEMNEMKELLKEAMESGCFGVSTGLIYTPSSYADTEELIELTKIIADYNGIYFSHIRGENDFVLEAVNEAIEIGKQANVPVQISHLKAMGRHMWGKSVDILNMIDKAREDGIEVTFDQYPFKASACGLSAVLPPWAHVGGASKMRERLADKEQRAKIKHDILQGVDKWISIHKGVGFDNILITHTFEDESLIGKTVAEIAKERNADEFETCFDILQSIEGRVSIVYFTICDEDLERIMKHPAMMVGSDTSARPIDGPLTAGMPHPRTYGSFARVLGEYVRDKQVLTLPEAIRKMTSASAFKLGLYDRGLLLPGKKADLVLFDANTVRTDVTYTNPKQFPVGIKKVFVNGVLSVDNSKHTGASAGVVIRRK, encoded by the coding sequence ATGTATTCTTATATTATAAAAAATGCCCGATTATTAGATGGTGCAGGTAATCCTTGGCGGTACGGCGATGTTGCTATTAAAAATGATATTATTGCTAGTATTGGTGATTTTAGTAATGCTAAAGCAGAAACTGTAATTGATGCCAAAGGTCTTTATTTAAGTCCTGGTTTTATAGATGTTCATACTCACTCAGGAATGGTTCTTTATGTGGATGGCAGGGCTCATTCTCACCTGTTGCAGGGTGTTACAACTAATGTATTAGGTCAATGTGGTAGCTTTTTAGCGCCAGTGACTGACTTGCGTTTACAAACCTCCGATAAGTCTCAAATAGACATTACTTGGAGAACCACCAATGAGTTTTTAACTCTGCTTGAAGAAAAAGATTTAAGTGTTAATGTTGTTCCTGTTGCTGGTCAGGCAGCTATACGTCAATGTGTTATGGGTTATAACCCTAATAAACCTAGTAACACCGAAATGAACGAAATGAAAGAGTTGCTAAAAGAGGCAATGGAAAGTGGTTGTTTTGGTGTAAGTACTGGACTTATTTATACCCCTAGTTCGTATGCTGATACCGAAGAGTTAATTGAATTAACTAAAATTATAGCCGATTACAATGGAATTTACTTCTCTCATATTCGGGGTGAAAATGATTTTGTATTAGAGGCTGTTAACGAGGCCATAGAGATTGGCAAACAGGCTAATGTGCCAGTGCAAATATCTCATTTAAAGGCTATGGGCAGACATATGTGGGGTAAATCTGTTGACATTTTAAATATGATAGATAAAGCCAGAGAAGATGGAATTGAAGTTACCTTTGACCAATACCCTTTTAAAGCCTCCGCTTGTGGTTTAAGTGCTGTATTACCACCCTGGGCACACGTTGGCGGTGCCAGTAAAATGCGTGAAAGATTGGCCGATAAAGAGCAAAGAGCAAAAATTAAACACGATATTTTACAGGGTGTAGATAAATGGATTAGTATTCATAAAGGGGTAGGTTTTGATAACATTTTAATTACTCATACTTTTGAAGACGAGTCCTTAATAGGTAAAACAGTAGCAGAAATAGCTAAAGAACGTAATGCAGATGAATTTGAAACCTGCTTTGATATTCTACAATCAATAGAGGGTCGAGTAAGCATTGTTTACTTTACCATTTGTGATGAAGACTTAGAGCGTATTATGAAACACCCTGCCATGATGGTGGGCTCTGATACAAGCGCTCGACCTATTGATGGACCATTAACTGCTGGCATGCCTCACCCACGTACTTACGGTAGCTTTGCCAGAGTTTTGGGTGAATATGTTAGAGACAAACAAGTTCTTACTCTACCTGAGGCTATCAGAAAAATGACTTCTGCATCAGCATTTAAACTTGGCTTATATGATAGAGGTTTACTGTTACCTGGTAAAAAAGCTGACTTAGTATTATTTGATGCCAATACCGTAAGAACAGATGTTACCTATACAAACCCTAAACAGTTTCCGGTAGGCATAAAGAAAGTATTTGTTAATGGTGTATTATCTGTAGATAACAGCAAACACACTGGTGCTAGTGCAGGGGTTGTAATAAGAAGAAAGTAA
- a CDS encoding membrane protein, which yields MTFILKKIPTLFLGLFLLAFGISLTITAKLGLNPWGVFHFGLTKLFPITFGRADQLTGLVILVLTCFIKIVPGFASVCNMFFVGMFVDLIIGMNILKTPSSFLLKLIMLLAGMFIISLGSYFYLKVELGAGPRDGLMEGLVKLLKRPVQQIRTSIDVLVLAIGYLLGGPVGIGTIILSLCTGTIIQWIFKIGKYNPKDANHLDFAKLYYLLKSKNTNQTNIAD from the coding sequence ATGACCTTTATATTAAAAAAAATTCCCACATTATTTTTGGGATTGTTTTTACTTGCTTTTGGCATATCTCTTACAATAACTGCTAAGTTAGGTCTTAATCCTTGGGGTGTTTTTCACTTTGGTCTAACAAAATTATTTCCAATTACGTTTGGTAGAGCTGACCAACTAACGGGATTAGTTATTCTTGTTTTAACCTGCTTTATTAAAATTGTGCCAGGCTTTGCTAGTGTGTGTAATATGTTTTTTGTTGGCATGTTTGTGGATCTTATTATAGGCATGAACATACTTAAAACTCCTAGTTCATTCTTACTAAAACTAATAATGCTACTAGCAGGTATGTTTATAATTAGCTTGGGTTCATATTTTTATTTAAAAGTTGAACTTGGAGCAGGACCAAGAGATGGATTAATGGAGGGTTTAGTAAAGCTTTTAAAAAGACCTGTACAACAGATAAGAACCAGTATTGATGTTTTAGTTTTAGCTATTGGTTATCTCCTGGGTGGACCTGTAGGTATTGGCACAATTATTTTATCATTGTGTACAGGCACAATAATCCAGTGGATTTTTAAAATTGGCAAATATAATCCTAAAGATGCTAACCATTTAGATTTTGCTAAACTTTATTACTTGTTAAAATCAAAAAATACTAATCAAACTAATATTGCCGATTAA
- a CDS encoding HAD hydrolase family protein — MITIQIPQQSELIIKHIVCDFNGTLATAGKVSSKTINLLTSLSLKHDVKVHVLTADTFGTVHQQFAQSAINVHLVSKLNGTIDKADFIKQLGVENCVAIGNGNNDIEMLRLAKIGICLMGEEGCATKTLVASDIVVANINDAISLLDNPLSLKATLRP; from the coding sequence ATGATAACAATACAAATACCTCAACAATCTGAATTAATAATAAAACATATTGTTTGTGATTTTAATGGTACCCTAGCAACAGCTGGCAAGGTTAGTTCTAAAACTATAAATTTGTTAACATCACTTAGTCTAAAACATGATGTAAAAGTTCATGTACTTACTGCAGACACCTTTGGTACTGTACATCAACAGTTTGCCCAATCTGCAATTAATGTTCATTTAGTATCTAAGCTAAACGGTACAATAGATAAAGCTGACTTCATTAAACAACTAGGGGTAGAAAATTGTGTGGCAATAGGTAATGGTAACAATGATATTGAAATGTTAAGGTTAGCAAAAATAGGAATATGCCTTATGGGTGAAGAGGGCTGTGCCACAAAAACTCTTGTTGCTAGTGATATAGTTGTTGCTAATATAAATGATGCTATAAGTCTTTTAGATAACCCCCTATCTTTAAAGGCCACATTAAGGCCCTAA
- a CDS encoding GNAT family N-acetyltransferase, producing the protein MSKKLINEEASKQLLNNANNLKYTSLKYIEAKNLLNSRIHIITNDLIILSKHVNEKLQIFWACNKKNDLIKAIKKIILNDLSTNVNIEFIPPEFVEQLAEIGFKENSHFLDFWLKNISSIAFATGHNYIIRELGSNELAEASYVTKMCCGLSRGFEGSSFKAIKEWYENVNSKIFVAEINNNIVAVLLTNLYGFNSEKGTVVWIKELAVNPNYQSLGLARNLMYCGLNWGLANNAKRSFLSCDKQNHKAIALYEKLGYTRSSDLGQINMVYFIKKS; encoded by the coding sequence ATGAGTAAAAAGCTAATTAATGAAGAAGCTAGTAAGCAATTGTTAAATAATGCTAATAATCTAAAGTACACATCGTTAAAATATATTGAGGCTAAAAATCTGCTTAATAGTAGAATACATATTATTACTAATGATTTAATTATTTTAAGCAAACACGTTAATGAAAAACTGCAAATCTTTTGGGCTTGTAACAAAAAAAATGACTTAATAAAAGCTATAAAGAAAATTATTCTTAATGATTTAAGTACCAATGTAAATATAGAGTTTATACCACCAGAATTTGTAGAGCAGTTAGCTGAAATTGGTTTTAAAGAAAATTCTCACTTTTTAGATTTTTGGCTAAAGAATATTTCCTCAATAGCTTTTGCTACAGGACATAATTATATTATTAGAGAATTAGGCAGTAATGAGTTAGCAGAGGCAAGTTATGTTACTAAAATGTGTTGCGGATTATCAAGAGGATTTGAGGGATCAAGCTTTAAAGCAATTAAAGAATGGTATGAAAATGTAAATTCTAAAATTTTTGTGGCTGAAATTAACAATAATATAGTTGCTGTATTATTAACAAATCTATATGGTTTTAATAGTGAAAAAGGGACTGTTGTATGGATAAAAGAACTAGCAGTTAACCCAAATTATCAAAGCTTAGGTTTAGCTCGCAACTTAATGTATTGTGGTTTAAATTGGGGCTTAGCAAATAATGCTAAACGTAGCTTTTTGAGCTGTGATAAACAAAACCATAAAGCTATAGCTTTATACGAAAAATTGGGTTATACACGTAGCTCTGATTTAGGACAAATTAATATGGTATACTTTATTAAAAAGTCTTAA
- a CDS encoding small multi-drug export protein translates to MLIFVATPLPGTGVWSGTLAAALLNMRFKVAFPAIVIGNFIAGVIVTLLSSNLLLAF, encoded by the coding sequence TTGCTGATATTTGTAGCAACACCGTTACCGGGCACCGGTGTTTGGAGTGGAACTTTAGCAGCAGCCCTTCTTAATATGAGATTTAAAGTAGCCTTTCCTGCAATTGTAATTGGTAATTTTATTGCTGGTGTAATTGTAACCTTATTAAGTAGCAATTTATTATTAGCATTTTAA
- a CDS encoding small multi-drug export protein, with the protein MVEYLLNLLGGLSVELKLILMSMAPVVELRGAIPVGIAMGVEPLKALTICMLGSLIPTPFILFGVRPVFKWLKRTKLFRKLINNLSDKTLRRSKKVKNMVFGVC; encoded by the coding sequence ATGGTTGAATATTTATTAAATTTGTTAGGCGGACTTTCAGTAGAGCTAAAACTAATACTTATGTCTATGGCGCCTGTAGTTGAACTAAGAGGAGCAATTCCTGTTGGTATAGCTATGGGAGTTGAGCCTTTAAAAGCTTTAACTATATGTATGTTAGGAAGTTTAATTCCTACTCCATTTATTTTGTTTGGAGTAAGACCAGTTTTTAAATGGCTTAAGAGAACTAAACTTTTTAGAAAATTAATTAATAATTTATCGGATAAAACACTGCGTAGAAGTAAAAAGGTAAAAAATATGGTTTTTGGGGTTTGCTGA
- a CDS encoding NUDIX domain-containing protein, which yields MELWDIYNDERIKTGKVVERGQPMAQNEFHLVVHVWIKNSKNQYLISKRTANKTYANMWECTGGSATVGESSLKAALREVQEEIGIIINPNNGECVFNYKRQHADYPDFLDVYLFKQDINISDVIYQQDEVCDAKWATKEQILKMIAQGIFVPVFFYLDDLFNL from the coding sequence ATGGAGTTATGGGATATTTATAACGATGAAAGGATAAAAACAGGTAAAGTTGTAGAGCGTGGTCAGCCAATGGCTCAAAATGAATTTCATTTAGTAGTTCATGTATGGATAAAAAATAGTAAAAACCAGTACCTTATTTCTAAAAGAACTGCTAATAAAACGTATGCAAATATGTGGGAGTGTACAGGTGGCTCTGCTACAGTAGGAGAGAGTAGTTTAAAAGCAGCACTACGAGAAGTTCAAGAGGAGATAGGTATTATTATTAATCCTAATAATGGTGAGTGTGTTTTTAATTATAAAAGGCAACATGCAGATTATCCAGATTTTTTAGATGTATATTTATTTAAGCAAGACATAAATATAAGTGATGTTATTTATCAGCAAGACGAGGTCTGTGATGCAAAATGGGCTACAAAAGAGCAAATCCTAAAGATGATAGCTCAAGGTATTTTTGTGCCTGTCTTTTTCTACCTAGATGATTTATTTAATTTATAA
- a CDS encoding metalloregulator ArsR/SmtB family transcription factor, with amino-acid sequence MSLKKEINMLEEKAELLKALAHPIRLCIVKRLIEKGKCNVNTMKEHLNLPQSTVSQYLGKLKNANVISCERSGNIVTYYIDNPQVVSMLTILFKQ; translated from the coding sequence ATGAGTTTAAAAAAAGAAATTAATATGCTTGAAGAAAAGGCTGAATTATTAAAGGCTTTGGCACACCCCATTAGGTTATGTATTGTTAAACGTTTAATTGAAAAAGGTAAGTGTAATGTTAATACCATGAAAGAGCATTTAAATTTGCCTCAATCCACAGTTTCTCAGTATTTAGGTAAGCTTAAAAATGCTAATGTTATTTCTTGTGAACGTAGTGGAAATATTGTTACTTATTATATAGACAATCCTCAAGTTGTTAGTATGCTAACAATATTGTTTAAACAATGA